A stretch of DNA from Ranitomeya variabilis isolate aRanVar5 chromosome 1, aRanVar5.hap1, whole genome shotgun sequence:
tattaatatttattatcaTGTGTTAGCATTATATATGCCTCAATGTAAGTTCTCATAAATATGAATGTGTATGTTACTAGTTACTTGACCTCTTCTTGCAGTTGTGCACACTTGGTTAAACAGACCCTTAATGGTCATCAATAATTCATTGAGTAGCCCCTTGACTGTATGGAATAATGTAGCCTATTACACACAACTTTGTGGTTGCAATCTTCATAGTTCTTTGTATAAGTGTGCAAATATATATTTCTCAAACATATGCTGGTAGAAAGGGATATTACAAAACTGGTGGCTTGGAATCACGCCAACTTCATATCTTTGCAAAAGTTGCTAGAGATTGGATTTAGTTGGTTGGTGGTTTATCTTTATATCATCCCATGCAATACGAGTAGATGAACAAAATCGAACAAAGTCTAGGTCTATCAGACTTAAGGAAGAAGTCATTTCAATTCAGCTGGAATTTTCAAAACTATTTTATGAACAACTTCAAGGAAATCTATGTAAACATTTATCAGTCGACAGCATTCCGACTTTCTATAATATGTTTTTTTCCTGTTGGGAAGCTTAAGTTTAGTCTGCAGCATTTTACTCATTTGTTCATCAAGCATTTCTTGAAGGGATACTTTCTTCTCAATTATAAGTCTTAACAGATTGGATTCCAAAGCTTCACTCTTCTTACTTGCTACTTCTAGCTTCGTTGCATGCATGTACTCGTCTTTTTCTCTTTCAAAAAGCAACTCAAAGGCTTTGCTGAAGAAATTTAGGCTTTCTTTTATTCTTTGCAGTGGATTTTTCATATTCACAATGGTATCATTTGGGTAGGATTTTTTACAGTCATTTTCAAGAATTTCATGCTCTTCGaactaaaatataaatatatttactaATTATATCATATATCCTATATCAAATGTTACTGTAATTATACTGAGCATTAGTTTTAAATCAAATGTGTTCATTCCAGCAATACTTTTTAAAATATACTTTCAAAATTTactaataatgtaaaaaatatcaAGCCACTTACTGCATTATGTATTTTAAACGCCAGAGTTACAATGTTTTCTCTTCTCTTTGACATATCTCATTAAATTTgtacataaatttttttttattgacgtTCACCTTCTGATATACttttaaaaagtattttttcaATCCCCAAGCAGACCCAACCAATCCATGCTTTACAACCTTTCATCAGAATGCT
This window harbors:
- the LOC143793958 gene encoding uncharacterized protein LOC143793958, which codes for MVGSYRNCEILSGLLYGIFLLLTLSANCNGDILNQTKAMLREMQYEARELFNESFEEHEILENDCKKSYPNDTIVNMKNPLQRIKESLNFFSKAFELLFEREKDEYMHATKLEVASKKSEALESNLLRLIIEKKVSLQEMLDEQMSKMLQTKLKLPNRKKTYYRKSECCRLINVYIDFLEVVHKIVLKIPAELK